The segment ACAGCAGTTCACAGaggaagaaatatacaaagacagGGACAGCCAGATCACAGCCATTGAGAAGACTTTTGAAGATGCCCAGAAATCGGTAATTGGGGGactagaatagaggcagaagtaTGGCTCAGGTTCTTCCTCTTCTCaccctttttcttctatcagatcTCCCAGCATTACAGCAAGCCCCGAGTGACACCAGTGGAGGTCATGCCTGTCTTCCCAGACTTTAAGGTCAGACTCagggtgggaggcaggggcagccaCTTGTGCCTGTCCAGTCCTTACTAACTTTAGTATCTTTCTATTTCCCAGATGTGGATCAACCCATGTGCTCAGGTCATTTTTGATTCAGACCCAGCCCCCAAGGACACAAGTGGAGCAGCTGCATTAGAGATGATGTCTCAGGCCATGATCAGGTCAGCGGTCctgttttctatctttttttgttgttgttgttctttttttccggagctggggactgaacccagggccttgcgcttcctaggcaagcgctctaccactgagctaaatccccagccccgttttcTATCTTGATGTGCTCCTTGTTGCCTCTCCTGTATTTGTGTTTTTGACATAGGTTATGGTTCcgttgcccaggctgacctctaggCTCCTTGCATTCCTCTTGCCTCAATCTCTGGAATGTTGAatgtacaggcatgtgtcaccacacccagctttgttACTTTGCTTTTGACCTTTACTCTCTTTTCCCCCAAACCAGGGGCATGATGGATGAGGAAGGGAACCAGTTTGTGGCTTATTTTCTGCCTGTGGAAGAGACACTAAAAAAACGAAAGCGGGACCAAGAGGAAGAGATGGACTATGCACCAGATGATGTGTAagtgggttagggttagggttagtgagGCTTTAGAATTCAGAAGTATGTTTCCTTTACTCCTCTATAACCAATGGGCTGACTGTGTACCTTCTTCCCAGGTATGACTACAAGATTGCTCGAGAATATAACTGGAATGTGAAGAACAAGGCCAGTAAGGGCTACGAGGAAAACTACTTCTTCATCTTCAGAGAGGGTGATGGTGTCTACTACAATGAGCTAGAGACCAGGTACTCAGCactgttgtgggtttttttgtttgtttttgttttttgagaccatGAATGAACTACTCTGAAGTCATTTGTAcctaaatatttgttttatgtatctgagagagcagcaggacCCTGCTTATTAATGTaggctggggggctggggatttagctcagtggtagagcgcttacctaggaagcgcaaggccctgggttcggtccccagctccggaaaaaagaacaaaaaaaaaaaaaaaaaaaaaatgtaggctgGACTTGGCTCTCTGTTCCTAGTACTATAAACCACAAAGAAAATTTTCACACAATGTAGGATGTAAACCTAGTCATTtttctgttcatgtgtgtacatactgGAGCCAGAGATTGAATCAGCTTTCCTTTGTTGctcttattttgtgtgcatgcatgaggagGTTAGAGGATAACTTGGGTGAAGTTACTCTTTCCTGTTCCCCCatggcactttaccaactgaaccatctcctccaGGCCTTCAGGTTTTAAATAGTTGACAAAAACTTCAAGAGTGTTACCTCAGAACCTTTCTTTTGAGGGCTGAAAGCTAACTTGTCCTAGGGCCTGTGGTTTGAGTTTCTGTTCAATATGGCTGGAGATGTGAAAACAGACAGTGACAACACCGTTAGTGAGTACTACAATTCAGCTGCAATCCAATGCTTTTCTATTTAAAAGCCAGAAACCCAAATAActactggctactcttctaggatgtttgtttttctttttttcttttctgtttttcggagctggggaccgaacccagggccaagcgctctaccactgagctaaatccccaaccctggctacTCTTCTAGAAGACCCCAGTTCGTATCCCAGTTCCCACTTAGACAGTTTTGCCCaaagaatctgatgccctcttgtggcttcTTGGGGTACTATACATACAACATGCAAAACACCCATTCACTTAAAATCTTGAAACAAGAAAAATCCAAAAAACTTAAAAGTTGGGTAAATCAAACCCGTAATACCATCTTTCACGTTCACTGTATGTATACTTTGTTTTCTGGTATGCTGTGGGTCAGATTATTGATAGGGAACTAGGTGTCAAGTTAGACTGGTCCCAGTGGAGCCTAACTCCCCTTCTGCAATTGTCCACTGCAGGGTCCGTCTCAGTAAGCGCCGGGCCAAGGCTGGGGTTCAGTCGGGTACCAATGCCTTGCTTGTGGTCAAACACCGTGACATGAATGAGAAGGAATTAGAAGCCCAGGTAAGTTCTACTGTCCCAGAATACCCAAAGGGAGTGTAGTGAGTGAGGACAGGGTTAGAAGTCTTCCATCTTCTTCCCAATTTGCTGACTCCAGGAGGCACGCAAGGCCCAGTTGGAAAACCACGaaccagaggaagaggaggaggaggagatggaggctgaagagaaagaagctggaggCTCAGGTAAAGGACTGGTCACATCCTGGGAGCCCTGGGAGGGTGGGCAATGGAATCTCACCAGTGCCTACTTCCTCACAGATGAGGAACATGAGAAGGGCAGCAGCAGCGAAAAGGAAGGCAGCGAGGATGAGCGCTCTGGCAGTGAGAGTGATCGAGAGGAGGGTGACAGGGATGAGGCAAGTGACAAGAGTGGCAGCGGTGAGGATGAGAGCAGCGAGGACGAAGCACGTGCTGCCCGGGACAAAGAGGAGATTTTCGGTAGTGATGCTGATTCAGAAGATGATGCTGACTCTGATGATGAAGACAGAGGGCAGGCCCACAGGGGCAGTGATAATGACTCGGACAgtggcagtgatggtggtggCCAGCGGAGCCGCAGCCAGAGCAGGAGTCGTAGCCGGAGTGCCAGCCCCTTCCCCAGTGGTAGTGAACACTCAGCTCAGGAAGATGGCAGTGAAGCTGCAGCTTCTGATTCCAGTGAGGCTGACAGTGACAGTGACTGAGCCTCAAGACCTTCTAATGAGGTCAGCACAGACACCATTCTTAGGGCAGGGAAGCACTTTTCTAGTTGTCTGTTTTGTGAGCCCTTTGTCCCTACCCTTCAATCTTTGCTGTTAATAAATCTAACTTCTCTGGACTTCATCTCCCAGAGCTTCTGTTCCCCTTCATGTCATCttcgcacccccacccccaccccagtgctcAAGGTTCTCCACTTGAAGCACAAAATCAAGTCCCCATTGGATTTCCCAGGAAGTGCATCATAAATGAGAAATTagagtcttttttgttttttgtttttgtttttttgttttccaaaataAGCCCAGACCATTAACAATTGAAACTCCAACAAATAAGTCTTCTCCAACAGCGAGAAAAATGTACAGTTACTCAAAGCTGATTCTGCCAGTGGGGCTGGGGACAGAAGTGGGCAGGGTAGGGTGAAACCACAGAGGGGGATGGAGGGTGGGAGGGTCAGGGTCCTGCCTGTCAGAGTAGGGCCGCCTGCGTCCTGCACTCTGCTGTCAGGTGGGTGGGAAGCTCTCACCTCCCTCTTGGGGAGGATATCCCTCATCACCTTCCAGTGCCAGGCAGAGTCAGTAACCCTGATGGGAAGTGAACAAGACAAGACTAGACCGGCTTGTGGAGGTGAGGGTCCCATGAGAGGGACACCCTGCTTATTCCAAACAGGTGGCCTTTCACCCCACTTCCCACTGTTAGTGGGAGGGGCCGGAGAAGCCTAGGAGTCAAGAGGGGGAATGAGCAAAGGCACAGAAACCTGGAGGGCCGGGGTGGGGACTTGCATAGGTTGATGAGTGTGCAAGAGGTACATAAATACACCTGACACCCCGCCCAGCCCGGCACTGGGAGAGGTGGTGGGGACCACAGGCAGGTCCCCAGGGCCACACTACCCCCtggcttcttctccctccctgggCTCAAAGCAGGGGAGGTCCACAGcccaggaggcaggggcaaggtCTGGGGGGATGGGCTGATAGTGCAGGgaaggctttctttttttccttttttcctttttttttttttttttggttttgtttttttcccaacaTTTTGTATCTTTAATAACATACACAATGGTTACCAGCCATATTCATAACAAAAGTTATTCATAAAATGTatctaaaaataacatttttttccttttcgtGTGAAAAGCTTGAGAATGTCCCAATGAGGGTATAGGTTGAGGGGGAAAGAGGAGTTTGGAATAGGGGACCCTGGCTTCCCCACAGCCTGAATCCCtaattccctccctccacctgggCCCCAGCACCAGCCCTCATCAAGAACAGGGAGTAGAGGGTTTATGTGACTCAGGCTGGGCTGCACCTCTGGGTTATGATAATAGTGTTCCACTTACATGAGGTCATGACATAATGGGGGTAGGAAAggctgacagaaagagagggtaggcaaggaaacaaaaacccaacaacccTCCTTCCCTGGTTCCTACCCACAAGTCTTGCCAATAGACCTGGGGAACAGAGAAGGGTTATGTTGGTGGGGGAAAGGGACATTAAGGCAACAGACTTCCTGACCTCACTGTGGGCCTGGGGCTGCCCACCTTCAACCTCTGCATCTGGGAGCCGGGGCTGGGATGGGGAAGGGCAGGGGGTCTGCAAGAGGGGGCTCTGCCCTCTCCTCATAAAGTTCAGGCTCCCCCTGCCACTGTcctggctcagagagaggcctgggGATTCTAAAAATGACAGGGAATGATCAGAGAAAAACCGTTAAGAACTATATAAATATGTATCTTAAATAGGCCTAAGAAATTAATTGTAGAGAACCTCTGATAAAcagggcaagaaaaaaaaaaaaaaaaaaaaagaggaaggtggTGCCTGTCCTGGGAAATGGTAGGAATGATGAAGGGTTGGGGGTAAGGGAGATGGGCTCCACACTGCTCATTCCCCCACTGTCATGTGTCTGAAGGGCAGGCTGCACAAGGTGGCTGTCAGTTTGTCTCTGAGGAAGTCTGCTCTCTTGGGGAAGGACAGGTGTCAGCAGTCTGAAGGAGGCAGGGGTAGGAGGGGGCCAGTAGGGGATTTAGGAGGGAAGGGGCAGGCAGTCTGGCTAGTCCTTGCCTCTGGCTGCCTTCTCTGTCCCTGGCCTCAGCTGAGATCCCTCAATGGGCCTGGGAGTGAGCAAGGCGTGTGCCAATGTTAAACAAAAGTTAAGAGGATGAGTAGAAAAATATCAGAATGTATAGCTGCGCCAGCCCACCCTCTCGCTGCCGAGGAGAAGCCTGTTGGGGGATGGCCCCGCCCGCCGCCCAGGGAGCCTATGGGTGCGCTGGGCTGTGGGTCCCGTCAGATGGTGGAGGTTTTGTCTGTCCCATCTGTGgtaagaaagggaggaagggaggaaggtcaGGAGCTGGTGAGAGGCCTGAGCAAAGGCACTCACATAGCATGTCATCCCAGGCAGGCCCTCCCTGGAGTCTGACCTCCCCTTGGGACCCTCAGGATGTCTCCAAGTTGCTGGGTTCAGAGCTGGAGATGTTGGGTAGGTGGGAGCTAGGTCAGGGGAAGAGGAAATGCTCACCACCCAAGGCGTGTTCTGTCATGCTCAGACACAGAGACTCCAGGGTAGGATTGATCTCCAGGTCAGGCCCAGGTACCGGGCAGTCTGAGTGGGAGAGAAGAGAATGGTGGTGGTGAGGGGAAGGCCAACCAGAATGGAAAGAGGGAAGGGCTGGGAGCCAAGATATTGCTGGCGTGGGTTTGGAGCCAAGAGATAAGGAGCTCAGAAAGCATGCACAAAAGGGGTGGACGATATAGTTgagaagagacaaaggcaggcctAGGGATGTCACAatgcagacagggagacagacaaagTAGGGTAGGGGTTGGGCAATGCAGAAAAGGCCAGACTTTTCAGAGAGAGGAAGTGATGTGAAGCCCAGGGAGTGTTCTTGGAGGCCACACATAGGCTTTGACTATTTTGAATAGGGACTCCAAGTTGCCTTGGGCAATCTGGGCAGACACTGGGAAGCTTCTTGCTGATTGATGGTCCACCCTCTATACTTGGTGGAAAAGCTAAGCTAAAGCCCTTGCTAAAGCCCTTGCTGTGCCTACTTGGACTTGTTCCCGCAGACAGGAAGCAATCCAAGCAGGCTGAACAGGTGGCACAAAACAGGACAGCAGCTATAGAGCCTGTCCTCAAAGTACTTCCCAAAGATCTCTGCTTTAGCACCTGCACTTTGAGAACTCAGGTACTGCACTGCTAGGTGTTTGACTCACCTCAGGacatctgagcttttgagctgTACTCCTAGGGTCTAGCTCCTATCTCAAGCCTCATTTTTCATCCCAGTCACCCTAACCTTGAGGTTAGGTCCCAGGGAGACCCATTTCTCTCAAAAACAAGCTTTGAACTTGAACACTATAGCTAAGGGGTAACTGGTGAGGTGAGAACATTTGAGCACCTTTCTCATGAGTATCAGGGAGGGCTCCATCCAACAAGTGTAGGAAGGCTGCCTAATGGACTGGCACACTGGTTAGAACAGTTCTCACCTTTTGCACCTCTGGCACACCCATTCACTCAACAccattttctatctatctatctatctatctatctatctatctatctatctatctatctatctatctatctatctatctatctatctccttaTAGTGCACTAAGCCCCACCCTAAGATGAACAGACAGGAGATCTCTGGGACCACCCATGGAGGCCTGGAGTATTTCATCAATTCATTAACTCCACTTGGCTACGAAGTTTCTGGCTGCAAGAATTTATGTCACCTCCAAATCTAAGGTCTGTTCAGAGCAGCTCACTGAAGCCAGCTTCTTGTCACAGATGTATGTCATGCCTAGTCCAAGCATGCAGGAGTACAACACTCTACCTTGTCCAGTCAAGCAGGGACCCAGAGCTGGCATATTCTTTGATCTCTCAACCCtcctgacctctggccttcaggGTGATGTGAGCAGAGGGGAGTGAGCCACTTCTACCACCCTTTCACCACAAAACCTCATTAAGAGGTGTTGTCATTGGTTTCAGTGGTCACCAGCCTCTGACGGAACACAGGTGTGCTGACAGGTTACAACTCTTCCACAAAACCTTCACTGACCCCTCAGATTTTAAACCCTTCTAAGTTTTAAGTGAGCCTATAAAGAGATAGTGCAGATCAATACCACACTTGAGATCATGGCATAGGGAAGGAAAGACATGTAAACAGAGGGGAGCTAAGATATTAGTGAAGG is part of the Rattus norvegicus strain BN/NHsdMcwi chromosome 1, GRCr8, whole genome shotgun sequence genome and harbors:
- the Paf1 gene encoding RNA polymerase II-associated factor 1 homolog — protein: MAPTIQTQAQREDGHRPNSHRTLPERSGVVCRVKYCNSLPDIPFDPKFITYPFDQNRFVQYKATSLEKQHKHDLLTEPDLGVTIDLINPDTYRIDPNVLLDPADEKLLEEEIQAPTSSKRSQQHAKVVPWMRKTEYISTEFNRYGISNEKPEVKIGVSVKQQFTEEEIYKDRDSQITAIEKTFEDAQKSISQHYSKPRVTPVEVMPVFPDFKMWINPCAQVIFDSDPAPKDTSGAAALEMMSQAMIRGMMDEEGNQFVAYFLPVEETLKKRKRDQEEEMDYAPDDVYDYKIAREYNWNVKNKASKGYEENYFFIFREGDGVYYNELETRVRLSKRRAKAGVQSGTNALLVVKHRDMNEKELEAQEARKAQLENHEPEEEEEEEMEAEEKEAGGSDEEHEKGSSSEKEGSEDERSGSESDREEGDRDEASDKSGSGEDESSEDEARAARDKEEIFGSDADSEDDADSDDEDRGQAHRGSDNDSDSGSDGGGQRSRSQSRSRSRSASPFPSGSEHSAQEDGSEAAASDSSEADSDSD
- the Paf1 gene encoding RNA polymerase II-associated factor 1 homolog isoform X1; translated protein: MAPTIQTQAQREDGHRPNSHRTLPERSGVVCRVKYCNSLPDIPFDPKFITYPFDQNRFVQYKATSLEKQHKHDLLTEPDLGVTIDLINPDTYRIDPNVLLDPADEKLLEEEIQAPTSSKRSQQHAKVVPWMRKTEYISTEFNRYGISNEKPEVKIGVSVKQQFTEEEIYKDRDSQITAIEKTFEDAQKSISQHYSKPRVTPVEVMPVFPDFKMWINPCAQVIFDSDPAPKDTSGAAALEMMSQAMIRGMMDEEGNQFVAYFLPVEETLKKRKRDQEEEMDYAPDDVYDYKIAREYNWNVKNKASKGYEENYFFIFREGDGVYYNELETRVRLSKRRAKAGVQSGTNALLVVKHRDMNEKELEAQEARKAQLENHEPEEEEEEEMEAEEKEAGGSGKGLVTSWEPWEGGQWNLTSAYFLTDEEHEKGSSSEKEGSEDERSGSESDREEGDRDEASDKSGSGEDESSEDEARAARDKEEIFGSDADSEDDADSDDEDRGQAHRGSDNDSDSGSDGGGQRSRSQSRSRSRSASPFPSGSEHSAQEDGSEAAASDSSEADSDSD